The Streptomyces sp. HSG2 genome has a segment encoding these proteins:
- a CDS encoding DNA repair helicase XPB: MSCLIVQSDKTLLLEVDHETADACRRAIAPFAELERAPEHIHTYRVTPLGLWNARAAGHDAEQVIDALVTYSRYPVPHALLVDIAETMDRYGRLTLAKHPAHGLVLTTTDRPVLEEVLRSRRVAPLVGARIDPDTVAVHPSERGQIKQTLLKLGWPAEDLAGYVDGEAHPIELAEDGWALRPYQKQAVENFWHGGSGVVVLPCGAGKTLVGAGAMAQARSTTLVLVTNTVSARQWKHELVRRTSLTEDEIGEYSGARKEIRPVTIATYQVLTTRRKGVYPHLELFDSRDWGLIVYDEVHLLPAPVFKFTADLQARRRLGLTATLVREDGRESDVFSLIGPKRFDAPWKEIEAQGYIAPADCVEVRVDLTESERLAYATAETEEKYRFCATTETKRKVTEALVRRFAGRQTLVIGQYIDQLDELGEHLGAPVIKGETPNAQREKLFDAFREGEIGVLVVSKVANFSVDLPEATVAIQVSGTFGSRQEEAQRLGRVLRPKADGHQAHFYSVVARDTVDQDYAAHRQRFLAEQGYAYRIVDAHDLLSD; the protein is encoded by the coding sequence GTGTCCTGCCTGATCGTCCAGTCCGACAAGACCCTGCTGCTGGAGGTCGACCACGAGACGGCCGACGCCTGCCGACGGGCCATCGCCCCCTTCGCCGAGCTGGAGAGGGCACCGGAGCACATCCACACCTACCGGGTGACCCCGCTGGGGCTGTGGAACGCGCGCGCGGCCGGTCACGACGCCGAGCAGGTGATCGACGCGCTGGTGACGTACAGCCGCTACCCGGTGCCCCACGCACTGCTCGTCGACATCGCCGAGACGATGGACCGCTACGGCCGGCTGACCCTCGCCAAGCACCCCGCGCACGGCCTCGTCCTGACCACCACCGACCGTCCGGTCCTGGAGGAGGTGCTCCGGTCCCGGCGGGTCGCCCCGCTGGTCGGCGCCAGGATCGACCCCGACACGGTGGCCGTGCACCCCTCCGAACGGGGCCAGATCAAACAGACGTTGCTGAAGCTGGGCTGGCCGGCGGAGGACCTCGCCGGGTACGTGGACGGCGAGGCGCACCCGATCGAGTTGGCCGAGGACGGCTGGGCGCTGCGCCCGTACCAGAAGCAGGCGGTGGAGAACTTCTGGCACGGCGGGTCCGGCGTGGTCGTGCTGCCCTGCGGGGCCGGCAAGACGCTCGTCGGCGCGGGGGCGATGGCCCAGGCCCGGTCCACCACACTGGTCCTGGTGACGAACACCGTCTCGGCCCGGCAGTGGAAGCACGAACTGGTGCGGCGGACGTCGCTGACCGAGGACGAGATCGGCGAGTACAGCGGGGCGCGCAAGGAGATCCGGCCGGTCACCATCGCCACGTACCAGGTGCTCACGACGAGGCGGAAGGGCGTCTACCCGCACCTGGAGCTGTTCGACTCCCGGGACTGGGGCCTGATCGTCTACGACGAGGTGCACCTGCTTCCGGCCCCGGTGTTCAAGTTCACCGCCGACCTCCAGGCCCGCCGCCGCCTCGGCCTCACCGCGACGCTGGTCCGGGAGGACGGCCGGGAGTCGGACGTGTTCTCCCTGATCGGTCCCAAGCGGTTCGACGCGCCGTGGAAGGAGATCGAGGCGCAGGGCTACATCGCGCCCGCCGACTGCGTCGAGGTCCGGGTGGACCTCACCGAGTCCGAGCGGCTGGCGTACGCCACGGCGGAGACGGAGGAGAAGTACCGCTTCTGCGCGACGACGGAGACCAAACGCAAGGTCACCGAGGCCTTGGTACGCCGCTTCGCCGGCCGGCAGACCCTGGTCATCGGGCAGTACATCGACCAGCTCGACGAATTGGGGGAGCATCTCGGGGCGCCGGTGATCAAGGGCGAGACGCCCAACGCGCAGCGGGAGAAGCTCTTCGACGCCTTCCGGGAGGGCGAGATCGGCGTGTTGGTGGTGTCCAAGGTGGCCAATTTCTCCGTCGACCTGCCGGAGGCGACGGTGGCCATCCAGGTGTCCGGCACCTTCGGCTCACGCCAGGAGGAGGCACAGCGCCTGGGCCGGGTGTTGCGGCCCAAGGCCGACGGGCACCAGGCACATTTCTACTCCGTCGTCGCCCGGGACACCGTCGACCAGGACTACGCCGCGCACCGCCAACGGTTCCTCGCCGAGCAGGGCTACGCGTACCGCATCGTCGACGCCCACGACCTGCTGTCGGACTGA